Part of the Deinococcus misasensis DSM 22328 genome is shown below.
GTGGTGAAGAGGTCCCAACCCGTCTGAAACCTTTGAATCCAGCTGGATGGAGCAGGAACCTGAGAAGGAGCACCAGAGGGTGCCGCAAACCCCGTTTGCACCGGATGGCTGCGAATCAGTGTGGAAAGTTCCAGCATCCCATCCTGAATGCCACTGTTGTATTTCCCAGTTTTGAAGGCAGGCACGATGGTGTTTTGAATGATGCTTTGGGTTGCACTGTTCAGGGAAGTGCCATAACCTTTGCCCAATTGAATGCGAATCTTGCGATCCTGCATGGACACCATCAGCATGAAACCATCGTTTTTGCTGGGATCTCCAATGCCCCAGCTGTTGAAAATCTGCAAAGCGTAATTTTCAATGTTCCCAGAGGTGTAATTCTTCAGGGCAGGCAGCACCACCACGGTGCCTTCCAGTTTCGTCTGTCTTTCCAGCAAAGCCAGCCTCTCCCCCATCACTTTGCGGGTGGAGGGGTCCAATGTACCTGCGTAATCATTGATGTAATTGTCCTGCGGGGCCGGGATGGGGTTGCGGCTTTTGATTTGCCCGAGCAGGCTCTGGACCCCTTTGTAAAACTGCTGCTGCCCGAATTCCTGACTCAAGGTTTTCGACCACCCCTGAGGGTCCCCTTTCAGCTTGCTGCCCAATTTGACGGTGGCGGTTTTCAAGCCGGGATGGTAATTCACCAGCACAGCGTATTGCTTCTTGAATTTGCCAAGTTGCCAGCCGTTCCAGAGGTCTGCCATGGGCTCTCTGGAGGTGGTGATCCGGACACTGTTTCCCCAGTTTTCTTGATGCTGGGACAGCATCTTGTTGATCTGAAATTCCTGACTGGAGGCAATCTGTTTTGAAGCATCCAAAACCTGCCCCTGTGCCGTTTGCACCAGCAAAACCATTGTGAATAAAGCAAAAAAACGTTTCATCTGTGGCCTCCCTGTTCATTGTTGCACGGAGACTCTGGAGGGTCTGTGTTGGAGGCGGTGCCAAGAGCCTTGTAGGGGCTACGCATGCGTCGCCCAGGTGCCGAGAGCCGAGAGCCGAGAGCATCGTGCTCTGCGTATCGGAAAATGTAGGGGCGAGGCATGCCTCGCCCTACATTGCTTGAGCCAAAGCTTTCTTTTGCCTTCTGTCCTGTCTTTTTTGACCTCAACCTAAACCTCTGTACCACGGGCGAGGCACGCCTCGCCCCTACATTTGCCCTCAGCATGTACCCTTCTGCCTTCTGCCTTCTGCCTTCTGCCTTCTGCTTTTTTAGCCCTCGGCTCTCGGCCCTATGCCCTCGGCGGGGCGAAGCCCCATCCCACTATAATGTTCCCGTGAAGGGCCAACATGCCATCCTGATGGTCGAATACAGCTACAACCGTTACAGCCTTGCCGTGCTGACCGGCATTCTGGAGGCCGATGGGCGTTTTGAGGACCTCGACATCCATTTTCGCAAGGCTGCCAAAAAAGACCGTCTGGACGATGACCGGCATGAGGAGCTTTTGCAAAACATCATCCAGCTTGCAAAGGCCTACCGGCGTCTGGTGGTGGCCTTCTCGTTCCACACCCCCAATGTGGCTGCG
Proteins encoded:
- a CDS encoding TPM domain-containing protein, which translates into the protein MKRFFALFTMVLLVQTAQGQVLDASKQIASSQEFQINKMLSQHQENWGNSVRITTSREPMADLWNGWQLGKFKKQYAVLVNYHPGLKTATVKLGSKLKGDPQGWSKTLSQEFGQQQFYKGVQSLLGQIKSRNPIPAPQDNYINDYAGTLDPSTRKVMGERLALLERQTKLEGTVVVLPALKNYTSGNIENYALQIFNSWGIGDPSKNDGFMLMVSMQDRKIRIQLGKGYGTSLNSATQSIIQNTIVPAFKTGKYNSGIQDGMLELSTLIRSHPVQTGFAAPSGAPSQVPAPSSWIQRFQTGWDLFTTDPGFAWNTFGWFLLLPLLIPVLMTVFFVGFVVFLIRNATGRPSPSSGRSSHHHRHRSSSIIHDLQHQHHRHDDDEARRNAYMAGAAASTVINSWDSSSSSSSDSSSSSSDSFSGGSSDSSSGSSGDW